The Fusobacterium necrophorum subsp. necrophorum genome has a window encoding:
- the dprA gene encoding DNA-processing protein DprA, with the protein MYRIQIEDATYPELLKEISKPPKTLYCMGDIRLLQAERKVAVVGTRTATDYGKLCCQKLVSTLCSANVVTVSGLALGIDAICQEATLNLKGKTIAVVGSGLDEIYPKQNTNLWKRVAKEGLLVSEYPLGMKAFPKNFPERNRIIAGLSQAVVVVESKERGGSLITAELALEENRDVYAIPGDIDSPCSRGCNQLIRDSQAKLLAKMEEILYDYGWSREVEMEIMPEVSSLSRKILASLLREKSLDELEKELLCSKQELLSQLMELEIEGWIKSISGGKFKKIK; encoded by the coding sequence ATGTATCGAATTCAGATTGAGGACGCAACATATCCTGAATTGTTGAAAGAGATTAGTAAGCCTCCGAAAACTTTGTATTGTATGGGAGATATTCGTTTGTTGCAGGCGGAAAGAAAAGTAGCGGTGGTAGGAACGAGAACGGCAACGGATTATGGAAAACTCTGCTGTCAAAAACTTGTAAGTACCTTATGCTCTGCGAATGTTGTTACAGTAAGCGGATTGGCTTTGGGGATCGATGCAATTTGTCAAGAAGCGACCTTGAATCTGAAAGGAAAAACGATTGCCGTTGTGGGTTCCGGTTTGGATGAAATTTACCCAAAACAAAATACAAATCTTTGGAAGCGAGTTGCAAAGGAGGGCTTGTTAGTGAGCGAATATCCTTTAGGCATGAAAGCATTTCCAAAAAATTTTCCGGAAAGAAATCGAATTATCGCAGGATTGTCACAGGCTGTGGTTGTAGTGGAGAGCAAAGAAAGAGGAGGAAGTTTAATTACGGCGGAACTTGCTCTGGAAGAAAATCGAGACGTCTATGCCATTCCTGGAGACATTGACAGTCCTTGTTCCAGAGGTTGCAATCAGTTGATTCGTGATTCTCAGGCGAAGTTACTTGCAAAAATGGAAGAAATCCTATATGATTACGGTTGGAGTAGAGAAGTAGAGATGGAAATTATGCCGGAAGTATCTTCTCTGTCTCGGAAGATACTGGCAAGTTTGCTACGAGAAAAAAGTTTGGATGAATTGGAGAAAGAATTGTTGTGTTCAAAACAAGAATTGCTTTCTCAGTTGATGGAACTCGAAATAGAGGGATGGATAAAATCAATATCAGGTGGGAAATTTAAGAAAATAAAATGA
- a CDS encoding tetratricopeptide repeat protein → MKIRWNRGVKGLFFFLFLSFSLWATGEIREIEMIGVNGNKISSEKMMEDTGPMKERKEDTEVIPGKEEFVEKVSEVPIFTSVFQKGNALFIQKQYEKANAVFQSDFSDMKNVFGAATTDRFLGRHSQAIEEYTKVLQMNAEFGEAYLGRALSYRDSGKYSEAISDFQQYLALTQGEDGYLGLGDTYMAMGDYSKAQQILAQGSSKYPNSNLMKKMMSQAYLKTK, encoded by the coding sequence ATGAAAATACGGTGGAATAGGGGAGTGAAAGGATTATTCTTTTTTCTTTTTCTGTCTTTTTCCCTATGGGCGACAGGAGAAATACGGGAAATTGAAATGATTGGAGTAAATGGAAATAAAATTTCTTCCGAAAAAATGATGGAAGATACCGGTCCAATGAAAGAAAGAAAAGAGGATACAGAAGTCATACCGGGAAAGGAAGAGTTTGTCGAAAAAGTATCGGAAGTACCAATATTTACAAGTGTTTTTCAAAAAGGAAACGCTCTTTTTATACAGAAGCAATATGAGAAGGCAAATGCAGTTTTTCAATCAGATTTTTCAGATATGAAAAATGTATTTGGAGCGGCTACGACCGATCGTTTTTTAGGAAGGCACAGTCAGGCGATTGAAGAATATACAAAAGTATTACAGATGAATGCAGAATTTGGGGAGGCATACTTAGGTCGAGCCTTATCTTATCGAGATAGCGGAAAATATTCGGAAGCCATTTCGGATTTTCAACAATACCTTGCACTGACACAAGGAGAAGATGGATATTTAGGACTGGGAGATACCTATATGGCAATGGGAGATTATTCGAAGGCACAACAAATTTTGGCACAGGGCTCTTCTAAATATCCAAATTCCAATTTGATGAAAAAAATGATGTCACAGGCATATTTAAAAACAAAATAG